A single uncultured Methanolobus sp. DNA region contains:
- a CDS encoding metal-binding protein yields the protein MKRIPDGKTHDAINAAVLTIVLIGFYYAFREGIAPVTAYLDSYTIAAFSVAYIFATLFLSPDLDISSKPYKRWGILRILWWPYKELFKHRGLSHHPVIGPLSIVLNLAMIVAAVFMIIGIDYEAIPSSLMISSITGMVLSIEVHIISDNVVSKVKGIF from the coding sequence ATGAAACGTATTCCGGACGGAAAAACACACGATGCTATAAATGCAGCAGTGCTGACGATAGTACTGATTGGTTTTTACTATGCTTTCAGGGAAGGCATTGCTCCTGTCACCGCTTATCTTGACAGTTATACAATAGCAGCCTTCTCGGTAGCCTACATTTTTGCCACACTGTTCCTGAGTCCTGATCTTGACATCAGCAGCAAGCCCTACAAAAGATGGGGAATTCTCAGGATACTCTGGTGGCCGTACAAAGAGCTATTCAAACACAGAGGGCTTTCACATCATCCTGTCATCGGACCACTGTCCATTGTTTTAAATCTCGCAATGATAGTTGCTGCGGTTTTCATGATCATCGGGATAGATTATGAGGCAATACCTTCCAGCCTCATGATTTCGAGTATCACAGGAATGGTGCTTTCAATAGAAGTACACATCATTTCTGATAATGTGGTCTCAAAAGTAAAGGGAATTTTCTGA
- a CDS encoding PGF-CTERM sorting domain-containing protein: MLTIFLSSFTISVSARPNYMTAFVDQYDLRDTRLATCDTCHVNPNGGGARDSYGLAYAENGKDFVAIEDLDSDGDGFTNIEEINALTFPGHSADYPADYPDVADDTAAEVANTDNTTIDAENEPETVDDTQASTVTNSKSVTNDTITATSTTTTTAERSPGFEIIFAAFGIIAAFCIKR, encoded by the coding sequence TTGCTAACAATCTTTCTGAGTTCTTTCACGATATCAGTTTCTGCAAGACCGAATTACATGACAGCGTTCGTTGATCAATATGATCTCCGTGACACACGGCTTGCAACCTGTGATACATGTCATGTCAATCCAAATGGTGGAGGCGCTCGTGACAGTTATGGTCTGGCATATGCTGAAAATGGAAAAGACTTTGTTGCGATTGAAGATCTGGATTCAGATGGAGACGGGTTTACTAATATCGAAGAGATCAATGCACTGACATTCCCGGGACATTCTGCTGACTATCCTGCTGACTATCCTGATGTTGCTGATGATACTGCAGCAGAAGTGGCAAACACCGACAATACCACCATCGATGCTGAAAATGAACCTGAGACTGTCGATGACACGCAAGCTTCAACGGTCACAAACAGTAAATCTGTTACAAACGATACAATTACTGCAACTTCAACTACAACTACAACAGCAGAAAGATCTCCGGGATTTGAGATAATATTTGCTGCTTTTGGAATCATAGCAGCATTCTGTATTAAAAGGTAA
- a CDS encoding HD domain-containing protein, with amino-acid sequence MDEEKFNELKTWFGNYVSSFYTNDSFIQQNVILKEEHSIRVCENASLIAASEKLDNDDYFLAKAIALLHDVGRFEQISKYRTFKDSESEDHAVLGVKVLKAGNVLSGLSVAEKQVILLAIVNHNRFQVKGNLNERTLFHAKLVRDADKLDIYKVLLEHHEKKDETPNPALEMGLPDRPEYSPEIVKELLENKVASVSHVRTCNDMNLTRLAWLFDLNYRETFRLVKERGFIDKLIATLPQNEEIGSLQDHLNKYMDEMLRH; translated from the coding sequence ATGGATGAAGAAAAATTCAATGAACTGAAAACATGGTTTGGTAACTATGTCAGTTCATTTTACACAAATGACAGTTTCATTCAACAGAATGTCATACTCAAAGAAGAACACAGCATCAGGGTTTGTGAAAATGCGTCCCTGATAGCTGCTTCTGAAAAACTGGATAATGACGATTATTTTCTTGCAAAAGCAATTGCACTTCTCCATGATGTGGGACGCTTTGAACAGATAAGCAAATACAGGACCTTTAAGGACAGTGAATCTGAGGATCATGCAGTTTTAGGTGTCAAAGTACTGAAAGCCGGGAATGTACTCTCTGGCCTTTCGGTTGCTGAGAAACAAGTGATACTGCTTGCTATTGTTAACCACAACAGGTTTCAGGTAAAAGGTAACCTGAATGAAAGAACTCTTTTTCATGCAAAGCTCGTAAGAGATGCAGACAAACTTGACATTTATAAAGTGCTGCTGGAGCACCATGAAAAGAAGGATGAAACACCAAATCCTGCCCTTGAGATGGGACTACCGGACAGGCCGGAGTATTCACCGGAAATTGTGAAGGAGCTATTGGAAAATAAGGTCGCAAGTGTCAGTCATGTCAGAACATGCAATGATATGAACCTCACAAGACTGGCATGGCTTTTTGATCTTAATTACAGGGAAACGTTCCGTCTTGTAAAAGAACGCGGGTTCATAGATAAACTGATAGCAACATTGCCGCAAAATGAGGAGATCGGATCTCTTCAAGATCATCTGAACAAATACATGGATGAAATGCTCAGACATTAA
- a CDS encoding type III PLP-dependent enzyme produces MRKVQYEFPLSDFTSEADFKKIKEFSKDKETPFLIVDLSKVEKMYDELVRNMPYVKIHYAVKANPLDEVIASLRDKGSNFDAATVYEIDQLLRLGVQPERISYGNTIKKEKDIAYAYQKGIRLFATDSESDLHKIARNAPGSRVFFRLLTESDGADWPLSRKFGAHPDVIYELILEAHEMGLEPYGLSFHVGSQQRDIGQWDNALSKCKYLFEAVALQGIKLKMINLGGGFPAKYLSPANELETYAHEILRFIQEDFGEDHPEIIIEPGRSMVGDAGVIVTEIIMISKKAKLNQYQWVYLDIGKFGGLIETLDECIKYPIYSESKGYEEEVILAGPTCDSMDILYEDHKYVFPESLHETERLYIFTTGAYTQSYSSIAFNGIPPLKAYVIR; encoded by the coding sequence ATGAGAAAAGTGCAATATGAATTTCCTCTGAGTGATTTCACATCAGAGGCTGACTTTAAGAAAATCAAAGAGTTTTCTAAAGACAAAGAGACTCCATTTCTTATAGTAGACCTGTCCAAAGTGGAAAAAATGTATGATGAACTTGTCAGGAATATGCCTTATGTTAAAATTCACTATGCTGTAAAGGCAAATCCTCTTGATGAAGTTATTGCATCCCTGAGAGATAAAGGGTCCAATTTCGATGCTGCAACAGTGTATGAAATTGACCAGCTTCTGCGACTTGGTGTCCAGCCAGAAAGGATAAGTTATGGCAACACCATCAAAAAGGAAAAAGATATTGCATATGCATATCAGAAAGGCATCAGGCTTTTTGCAACTGATTCCGAAAGCGACCTGCACAAGATAGCCAGAAATGCTCCTGGATCACGTGTGTTCTTCCGTCTGCTCACTGAAAGTGATGGTGCGGACTGGCCACTGTCAAGAAAATTCGGTGCTCACCCTGATGTTATTTATGAACTCATACTTGAAGCACATGAAATGGGACTTGAACCATATGGTCTCTCATTCCACGTAGGTTCACAGCAGCGTGATATCGGACAATGGGACAACGCCCTGTCAAAATGTAAATACCTCTTTGAAGCAGTTGCCCTTCAAGGTATCAAACTTAAAATGATAAATCTGGGCGGAGGTTTCCCTGCAAAATACCTGTCACCTGCAAATGAACTTGAAACTTATGCACACGAGATCCTTCGTTTCATACAGGAAGACTTTGGTGAGGACCACCCGGAGATAATCATAGAACCTGGCAGGTCCATGGTTGGAGATGCAGGTGTCATTGTGACGGAGATCATAATGATCTCAAAGAAAGCAAAACTGAACCAGTACCAGTGGGTATATCTTGACATAGGAAAGTTCGGTGGTCTAATTGAAACACTTGATGAGTGCATAAAATATCCTATTTATTCAGAAAGTAAAGGATATGAAGAAGAAGTTATCCTTGCCGGTCCTACATGTGACAGTATGGATATTCTTTACGAAGATCACAAATATGTATTCCCTGAAAGTCTTCATGAGACAGAAAGACTTTACATATTCACCACCGGTGCATACACCCAGAGTTATAGTTCCATTGCTTTTAATGGCATCCCGCCATTGAAAGCGTATGTTATCAGGTAA
- a CDS encoding META domain-containing protein, translated as MLRLTEKVIKTLIILSIITFSISVSACVDKDTGEENEIANTEVSIESISNVTWEWTGTIEEDAKTPLVVPDPKRYTIKFMEDGTYYILADCNSGSGTFVLENDQLTLNPGPMTLMACGEDSIDNKYLAYLGNVDSVVLEGEQLKLYLKDSDDRMLFSLQY; from the coding sequence ATGTTGAGACTTACAGAGAAGGTGATCAAAACACTAATTATCCTATCTATAATCACATTTTCAATTTCGGTTTCTGCTTGTGTTGATAAAGATACAGGTGAGGAGAATGAGATTGCAAATACAGAAGTTAGCATAGAGAGCATATCTAATGTGACATGGGAATGGACAGGCACCATTGAAGAAGATGCAAAAACACCGCTGGTCGTCCCGGATCCTAAGAGATACACAATAAAATTCATGGAAGATGGCACATATTATATTCTGGCAGACTGCAATTCAGGAAGCGGAACCTTTGTGCTTGAAAACGATCAGTTGACATTAAATCCCGGTCCCATGACACTTATGGCATGCGGAGAAGATTCAATTGACAACAAATATCTTGCCTATCTTGGAAATGTAGATTCCGTTGTGCTTGAAGGAGAGCAATTGAAACTGTACCTGAAAGACAGTGATGACAGGATGTTATTCTCATTGCAGTATTGA
- a CDS encoding PAS domain S-box protein, protein MVYDLPVGIMCSDINGNITFVNTFLREKHWFRDESLNEGNSIFSLLSGDTELKTIFEKSLKYNYETDRVIRHIPDIGSEFSLRIRTRNERNDTETVTGHVFLIEEHSTGTDITNRFQRLVVEDVIERTYLRFKDLAVADIDDNILQSLATIGKITDSDIVSIFQFTPGGRLFCDHSWHRSVTDIAKEDKLKQLVIANPDCFNITDKKLFFFTNNDLKTLKCDTRKSSDIFTEQNNHSLIIVPMYGHRTKIGFICLSSPIEPDNTDPEVLRLFNYLGEIIVSALEHRNTDKLLLKSEEKYHRIFNEIHDIYYETDLGGVILTISPSVQYYLGYEDKELIGRSIQTLYKKSSDRSEFLRQIVKNGFVSHYEITLANKNGNAVYISVNAHLVYENGIPTMIAGMIRDVTELKKTHRELKEQKKLLASTFESIPDLLAVIDRDYNIVLSNWKGHEYFTAENKGSGSFCYRTFLQKDKPCDPCLPFNVFESGEIITYQMHNEIDDTFREVRVIPIPDNEGRVSKILEHVRDITEQKKAEMELIDAKLIAETASKAKSEFIANMSHELRTPLNSIIGFSDFLLEGAFGKLNDKQEKYLSNISNSGKHLLMIINDILDISKIEAGEMELRPEHFAINEAIEEVITIMDSQAQKKGIILTNKVSNVLSINADRAKMKQVLYNLLSNAVKFTPVGGSVDIDANINHDLLTIIVRDTGIGISDVDKDLLFHPFKQIDSFYNRQHEGTGLGLALVSKFVEMHSGNIDVDSEPGKGSCFIVKIPVKQN, encoded by the coding sequence ATGGTATATGATCTTCCCGTTGGAATAATGTGTTCTGATATTAACGGGAATATCACATTTGTAAACACTTTTTTAAGAGAGAAACATTGGTTCAGAGATGAAAGTCTGAATGAAGGAAATAGCATATTTTCATTGTTATCAGGTGACACTGAACTTAAAACCATATTTGAAAAAAGCCTGAAGTACAACTATGAAACAGATAGAGTAATCAGACATATCCCTGACATTGGCAGCGAATTTTCTCTCAGGATAAGGACAAGAAATGAGAGAAATGACACTGAAACGGTAACAGGTCATGTGTTTCTTATCGAGGAGCATTCTACAGGAACAGATATAACTAACCGTTTTCAGAGATTAGTGGTTGAAGATGTCATCGAAAGAACATACCTGAGATTTAAAGACCTGGCAGTAGCTGATATCGATGATAATATCCTTCAATCACTGGCAACTATTGGTAAAATAACAGACTCAGATATTGTCAGTATCTTTCAGTTCACACCTGGAGGACGGCTTTTTTGCGACCACAGCTGGCACAGAAGTGTAACCGACATAGCAAAAGAAGATAAATTGAAACAACTTGTGATCGCAAATCCTGATTGTTTTAACATTACAGACAAGAAACTGTTTTTCTTTACCAACAATGATCTGAAAACATTAAAATGTGACACCAGAAAATCATCTGATATTTTTACAGAACAGAACAATCACTCACTTATTATTGTCCCCATGTACGGACACAGGACAAAGATTGGTTTTATATGTCTCAGTTCTCCAATTGAACCGGACAATACTGACCCTGAAGTACTTCGTCTTTTCAATTATCTTGGAGAAATCATTGTTAGTGCTCTTGAACATCGAAATACTGACAAACTCCTTCTTAAGAGCGAAGAGAAATATCACAGGATATTCAATGAGATCCACGATATTTATTATGAGACCGACCTTGGAGGTGTAATCCTTACCATCAGTCCATCGGTCCAGTATTACCTCGGGTATGAAGACAAAGAATTAATAGGTCGCTCTATTCAAACCCTTTACAAAAAGTCTAGTGACAGGAGTGAATTCCTTCGTCAGATAGTAAAAAATGGTTTTGTATCACATTACGAGATCACGCTTGCAAATAAGAATGGCAATGCAGTCTACATTTCAGTAAATGCGCATTTGGTTTATGAGAATGGCATCCCCACAATGATAGCCGGAATGATACGCGATGTTACAGAGCTTAAAAAAACCCACAGGGAACTCAAAGAACAAAAAAAGCTGCTGGCAAGTACATTCGAATCAATTCCAGATCTTCTTGCAGTTATCGACAGAGATTATAACATTGTTCTGAGTAACTGGAAAGGACATGAATATTTCACAGCTGAGAACAAAGGTTCAGGCAGTTTTTGTTACAGAACATTCCTTCAGAAGGATAAGCCATGTGATCCATGCTTACCATTCAATGTTTTTGAGTCCGGGGAAATAATAACCTATCAAATGCACAATGAAATCGATGATACGTTTCGCGAGGTACGTGTAATACCAATTCCTGATAATGAAGGCAGGGTATCAAAAATACTTGAACATGTCAGGGATATCACCGAGCAGAAAAAAGCTGAGATGGAGCTTATTGATGCAAAATTGATTGCAGAAACCGCCAGCAAGGCTAAAAGTGAGTTTATTGCGAATATGAGTCATGAATTACGTACACCTTTGAATTCAATAATAGGTTTCTCAGATTTTTTACTTGAGGGTGCTTTTGGAAAGCTTAATGATAAACAGGAAAAATACTTGTCAAACATCTCTAACAGCGGTAAGCACCTCTTAATGATCATAAACGATATTCTGGATATTTCAAAAATAGAAGCTGGTGAGATGGAACTTAGGCCGGAGCATTTTGCTATTAATGAAGCTATAGAGGAGGTCATTACTATAATGGATTCCCAGGCCCAGAAAAAGGGCATCATTCTGACAAATAAGGTTTCCAATGTCCTTTCCATCAACGCGGACAGAGCTAAAATGAAACAGGTTCTTTATAATCTGCTGAGCAATGCAGTCAAATTTACACCTGTTGGTGGTTCGGTTGATATAGATGCAAATATAAACCATGACCTTCTAACAATTATTGTTCGCGATACAGGCATCGGTATTTCAGATGTTGACAAGGATCTGTTATTCCATCCATTCAAACAGATAGATTCATTCTACAACAGACAGCATGAAGGAACCGGTCTGGGACTGGCTCTTGTGAGCAAGTTCGTAGAAATGCATAGTGGTAATATCGATGTGGACAGTGAGCCGGGGAAGGGGAGCTGTTTTATTGTAAAAATACCGGTAAAGCAGAATTGA
- a CDS encoding CDGSH iron-sulfur domain-containing protein: MSEEKKPVIKVSKDGPFIVKDLKTLRNSKGVFIETGPSVALCRCGESENKPFCDGAHLHSSFSGKKENNADMATESTRVDFVGKEIIIHDNRAVCSHIGHCILKLPGVFRKGEKPWIDPDAADPEEIARVIRTCPSGALSYTLKGLLHKDYPHEPEIFMVKNGPYHAIGSIELEDKEDSKPETSDHYALCRCGKSKSKPFCDGTHIDTEFKDRIN, encoded by the coding sequence ATGAGCGAAGAGAAAAAACCTGTTATTAAAGTATCAAAAGACGGTCCATTTATTGTGAAGGATCTTAAAACCCTCAGAAATTCAAAGGGAGTTTTCATAGAAACTGGTCCATCCGTGGCACTTTGCAGGTGCGGTGAATCTGAGAATAAACCGTTTTGTGACGGAGCTCACCTGCACAGCAGTTTTTCGGGAAAGAAAGAAAACAATGCTGATATGGCCACTGAATCGACCAGAGTGGATTTTGTTGGAAAGGAAATAATAATCCATGATAACAGGGCTGTTTGCTCTCATATAGGTCATTGTATCCTGAAACTACCTGGAGTTTTCAGGAAAGGTGAAAAACCATGGATAGACCCGGATGCTGCTGACCCTGAAGAGATCGCCAGGGTCATCAGGACCTGTCCATCAGGAGCTTTAAGTTATACCTTAAAAGGTCTGCTTCATAAGGATTATCCTCATGAGCCTGAAATATTCATGGTAAAGAATGGTCCATACCATGCAATAGGTAGCATTGAACTTGAGGACAAAGAAGATTCAAAACCTGAGACCTCTGATCATTATGCGCTTTGCAGGTGCGGAAAATCTAAAAGCAAACCATTCTGCGACGGGACACACATCGATACTGAGTTCAAAGACAGGATAAATTAA